The Megalops cyprinoides isolate fMegCyp1 chromosome 12, fMegCyp1.pri, whole genome shotgun sequence genome contains a region encoding:
- the tdp1 gene encoding tyrosyl-DNA phosphodiesterase 1, with protein sequence MSQDSQHGKWTLSSSDSEDEDFHSAPSKNSDRKLQQEPLGIEEDSKELVQKSDPLLNRGIKLEPPPLTSTPAIGSEARKAAHYNQQNPVKFETKGPSPAVKRKNESEDSGWALSSSDDEGAGPVVRSQPKTRSPSPKRKKVEDKRPESPHGASYFKEEPDEFFETNLPPADNTFRFYLTKVTGIEKKYNTGALHIKEILSPLFGTLKESVQFNYCFDVPWMVQQYPPEFRDKPVMIVHGDKREAKARLIQQAQPYAHIRFCQAKLDIAFGTHHTKMMLLWYEEGFRVVILTSNLIRADWYQKTQGLWMSPLYPSLPEGSPDTAGESPTNFKRDLIEYLGAYRAPELSEWIERIKEHDLSETRVYLIGSTPGRFLGDDMERWGHLKLRKLLREHTRPVLGEEAWPVVGQFSSIGSMGADKTKWLAAEFQRTLMTLGMGGKSLAGPDTPMHLVYPNVENVRTSLEGYPAGGSLPYSIQTAQKQLWLHSYFHRWSAEGTGRTHAMPHIKTYMRVSPDFAELAWFLVTSANLSKAAWGALEKNNTQMMVRSYELGVLYLPSAYNMTKFKVQKNPFPATGPTTSFPVPFDLPPQPYSSKDQPWIWNIPYTQAPDTHGNVWVPS encoded by the exons ATGTCACAGGACAGTCAGCATGGCAAGTGGACGCTGTCAAGTAGTGACAGCGAGGACGAGGACTTCCATTCAGCACCATCAAAGAACTCTGATCGGAAACTGCAACAAGAACCTCTTGGTATTGAGGAGGACTCAAAAGAGTTGGTGCAAAAATCTGATCCCTTACTGAACAGAGGCATAAAATTAGAACCACCACCATTAACATCCACCCCTGCAATCGGTTCCGAGGCCAGGAAAGCGGCCCATTATAATCAGCAGAACCCCGTGAAATTCGAAACCAAAGGTCCATCTCCCGCCgtcaaaaggaaaaatgaatctGAGGACTCTGGCTGGGCACTGTCCAGCAGTGACGACGAAGGTGCCGGTCCTGTTGTACGTAGTCAGCCCAAAACGCGGAGCCCGAGTCCCAAGAGAAAGAAAGTAGAGGATAAACGACCAGAGAGTCCTCACGGTGCCTCTTACTTCAAAGAAGAGCCTGACGAATTTTTCGAAACCAACTTGCCTCCAGCTGACAACACATTCCGATTTTATCTCACTAAAGTCACTGGTATAGAAAAGAAGTACAACACTGGAGCTTTGCACATTAAAG AAATTCTTTCTCCCCTGTTTGGAACACTGAAAGAATCTGTGCAG TTTAACTACTGCTTTGATGTGCCCTGGATGGTACAGCAGTACCCACCAGAGTTCAG GGATAAGCCAGTGATGATTGTTCATGGAGATAAACGGGAAGCCAAGGCCAGGTTAATCCAGCAGGCCCAGCCATATGCGCACATCCGCTTTTGCCAG gcCAAATTGGATATAGCCTTTGGAACCCACCATAC GAAGATGATGCTGCTGTGGTATGAGGAGGGATTCCGAGTTGTAATTCTCACATCAAACCTCATCCGCGCCGACTGGTATCAGAAGACACAGGG GCTGTGGATGAGCCCTCTTTACCCCAGTCTACCGGAGGGCAGTCCTGACACTGCAGGCGAGTCCCCCACCAACTTCAAACGGGACCTCATCGAATACCTGGGGGCCTACCGCGCCCCTGAGCTAAGCGAGTGGATCGAGCGAATCAAAGAGCATGACTTGTCTGAGACTAG AGTTTACCTGATTGGTTCTACACCCGGTCGATTCCTAGGGGATGATATGGAAAGATGGGGGCACCTGAAATTGAGAAAG TTGTTGCGTGAGCACACAAGGCCTGTCCTGGGTGAGGAGGCGTGGCCTGTCGTTGGCCAGTTCTCCAGCATCGGGTCCATGGGCGCCGATAAGACCAAGTGGCTGGCCGCAGAGTTCCAGCGCACCCTGATGACGCTCGGCATGGGCGGGAAGTCGTTGGCCGGTCCAGACACCCCGATGCACCTG GTGTATCCAAATGTGGAGAATGTGAGGACAAGTTTGGAAGGATACCCAG CTGGGGGATCTCTACCCTACAGtatacagacagcacagaagCAGCTGTGGCTCCATTCCTACTTCCA TCGTTGGTCTGCAGAGGGCACAGGAAGAACCCACGCAATGCCACATATTAAAACTTACATGAGGGTATCCCCCGACTTCGCAGAGCTGGCCTGGTTCCTCGTTACAAG CGCCAATCTGTCGAAAGCAGCCTGGGGCGCCTTGGAAAAGAACAACACCCAGATGATGGTCCGCTCCTATGAGCTGGGGGTGCTCTATCTGCCTTCGGCATAC AATATGACCAAGTTTAAGGTTCAGAAGAATCCATTTCCTGCCACTGGCCCCACTACTTCTTTTCCTGTGCCCTTTGACCTTCCACCTCAGCCTTACTCCAGCAAAG ATCAGCCTTGGATTTGGAATATTCCGTACACCCAGGCTCCGGACACTCATGGGAACGTGTGGGTGCCTTCATAA